The sequence below is a genomic window from Flagellimonas marinaquae.
ATACTCATTTTTTAAATAATATTTGGACGGAGCCTGCGGTACAATAATGTAGTTTTCTTCTGGATCTAGACCATTAAAGTATTTTACAAAATAGCGGCTTAAATAGCCTATTCCATGGAAAACCAACCAAACATTTTTTGTTTTGGGACCTAATTTGTTCTGCGTCAGATATGTATTCTGAGTAGTGTAGCTTACGGTTTTCTCTTTGTTGGACATGTTCAGTTAGGCTTTAATGAATATTGCAAAAGCTTTGCGTAATTTTACAAAAAAGTAGAGCGATGAACGAACACAAGGAGAAAATTCTCTCCGTTTGCAACCAGATATGCAAAGGGACCTTAATGGAAACTCTGGATATAACATATATAGATGTTGGCGAAAACTTCCTTTTGGCCAAAATGCCCGTAACACCAAAAGTACACCAGCCCGATGGTGTTTTGCACGGTGGTGCCTCTGTGGCGTTGGCAGAAAGTGTGGGAAGTGCGGCATCTTATGTTTTTTTGGACGGAAACGAGTTTTTTGTGCGCGGTATAGAGATTTCCGCTAACCATGTGCGTTCCATAAAAGAAGGATATGTGTACGCAAGGGCATCCATTTTACACAAAGGACGAACGACTCAGTTATGGGAAATAAAAATAACGGACGAGGAAGGAAACCTGATATCCAATTGTAAACTCACGACCATTGCATTACCTAGAAAATAAAGAACCCGAAGCAATTTTTGAAAAGGTGGTTCACTGCCTTGAAAATGGTTTGCCCTTTGCCATATATCGCAAACCCGACCAACAGGAACTACAGGCCGTTTTTCAAACAGATAAGGACCTTTTAGTTTCCAAGGATTTTGATGAGAAAGGATTTCTTTTTGCTCCTTTCGATACCGAGGGTGATGCCATTTTGATCAGACCGGATGAAGTATGGAAAGGAAAATATAAAACAGAGATCCTTGCCCATACCGCCCACAT
It includes:
- a CDS encoding PaaI family thioesterase; translated protein: MNEHKEKILSVCNQICKGTLMETLDITYIDVGENFLLAKMPVTPKVHQPDGVLHGGASVALAESVGSAASYVFLDGNEFFVRGIEISANHVRSIKEGYVYARASILHKGRTTQLWEIKITDEEGNLISNCKLTTIALPRK